A single region of the Latilactobacillus curvatus JCM 1096 = DSM 20019 genome encodes:
- a CDS encoding Xaa-Pro dipeptidyl-peptidase, whose product MQLNQFSRLTKSQSEQITELQRIHLLPKDFTQLPFQVLAQDIFQRLFPEAHSQSTQSGQLSLLQATTELNLTAYLETIDTSFDQVVFYNVALQLLGFEMTTDFELDQPTAFMAATKLPFIDQAAFDQTTFIEALYLLLTTRSQTGLLYLDQLANRGFFADWQSDQPQFLIFNGKVQPVFDTSHLIREVVYVESSLDTDQDGQRDLLETTIFRPRETEAGLKIPALYTASPYYKGINDVDADLHNVDTTIATKPVQQPSLADLTQTPTTAPLPQPRAVNGTSMTTELNATDDSNYSLNDYFLARGFANVYAGGIGTRGSDGVRTCGSPEETASTTAIIEWLAGNRRAFTNRTDGIEIKAWWCNHQVAMTGKSYLGTLATAAATTGVEGLRTIVAEAAISSWYDYYRENGLVVAPIDCQGEDADVLAKLCQTRQKDAADHALSGTFFADQLKALQEGQDRITGNYNAFWAARNYRDNLANLNCDVILVHGLNDWNVKLQNAGALWDLLRDQPVNKKLFLHQGEHIYMNNIQSIDFTDMMNLWFTHQLLGVENQAVTKLPAVTIQDNAQEATWTTQADWLALDNPTTTFWLNEQTLSTNATENAPLTTFKDDGVAAFRAQKISTAAWQDALIADQSSFTGNRLRFLGSPLTEPLIIDGRIQFRTRVAVNAERGLLSVLVIDYGQFNRLGTTPAVLAAKGQQLGYQWRYDDLKEFKLNRPSNYQVITKGHINLQNRHNSYQTDAVTPNEFYDITLDLQPTHYDLTAGHQLGLLVYATDMGMTIREEQAFVYQVDLAASQLIVPHLND is encoded by the coding sequence ATGCAATTAAATCAGTTTTCACGCTTAACTAAATCTCAATCTGAACAAATCACGGAATTACAGCGTATTCATTTACTCCCAAAGGATTTCACCCAGCTCCCCTTCCAAGTCCTTGCCCAAGATATTTTTCAACGGCTGTTCCCAGAAGCACATAGTCAATCAACCCAGAGCGGGCAACTTAGTTTATTACAAGCCACAACCGAATTAAATCTAACCGCCTACCTTGAAACCATTGATACTTCATTCGATCAAGTTGTCTTCTATAATGTCGCCCTCCAACTCTTGGGTTTTGAAATGACAACCGATTTTGAACTTGATCAACCCACTGCTTTTATGGCCGCCACAAAACTCCCATTTATCGATCAAGCGGCATTTGATCAGACCACTTTCATCGAAGCCCTTTATCTCCTATTAACGACGCGTAGCCAAACTGGGTTACTTTATCTGGATCAATTGGCTAACCGTGGTTTTTTTGCAGACTGGCAAAGTGATCAGCCCCAATTTCTCATCTTCAATGGTAAGGTCCAGCCCGTTTTCGATACCAGCCATTTAATTCGAGAAGTCGTTTATGTTGAATCGAGCCTAGATACTGATCAAGACGGCCAACGCGACTTATTAGAAACGACTATCTTCAGACCACGCGAAACTGAAGCAGGCTTAAAAATTCCAGCACTCTACACTGCCAGTCCTTACTATAAGGGGATTAACGACGTCGATGCTGATTTGCACAATGTTGATACTACAATTGCGACTAAACCCGTTCAACAACCAAGCTTAGCTGATTTAACCCAAACGCCAACCACTGCACCGCTTCCTCAACCTCGCGCCGTTAATGGCACAAGTATGACAACTGAATTAAACGCAACAGATGACAGCAATTACAGTTTAAATGATTACTTTCTGGCGCGCGGATTTGCGAACGTTTACGCTGGCGGCATTGGCACACGCGGTTCCGACGGCGTCCGGACTTGTGGCTCACCTGAAGAAACAGCTTCAACCACGGCTATCATCGAGTGGTTAGCCGGTAATCGACGAGCTTTCACCAACCGCACCGATGGCATTGAAATTAAAGCTTGGTGGTGTAATCACCAAGTTGCAATGACTGGTAAATCCTACCTTGGTACTTTAGCCACTGCTGCTGCAACAACTGGCGTTGAAGGTCTGAGAACCATTGTAGCTGAAGCCGCCATTTCCAGTTGGTACGATTACTACCGCGAAAATGGCTTAGTGGTCGCCCCAATTGATTGTCAGGGTGAAGATGCCGATGTCTTAGCGAAGTTGTGCCAAACCCGCCAAAAAGATGCCGCTGATCATGCGCTCTCTGGCACTTTCTTCGCCGACCAACTCAAAGCCCTGCAAGAAGGTCAAGATCGCATCACAGGCAATTACAACGCCTTCTGGGCAGCCCGTAACTATCGTGACAATCTCGCCAACCTGAATTGCGATGTCATCTTAGTCCACGGATTAAATGATTGGAACGTTAAACTACAAAATGCCGGCGCCTTGTGGGATTTATTGCGCGATCAACCGGTTAATAAGAAGCTTTTCTTACACCAAGGTGAACATATCTATATGAATAACATTCAGTCGATCGATTTCACCGATATGATGAACTTATGGTTCACGCATCAATTACTCGGCGTTGAGAATCAGGCTGTCACAAAATTACCGGCTGTTACAATTCAAGACAACGCACAAGAAGCCACTTGGACGACCCAGGCGGATTGGCTAGCCCTCGACAATCCAACTACGACTTTCTGGCTAAACGAACAAACATTAAGCACTAATGCTACCGAAAATGCCCCACTGACGACTTTTAAAGATGACGGTGTTGCGGCCTTTAGAGCCCAAAAAATCAGTACAGCCGCTTGGCAAGATGCCTTAATCGCAGATCAATCAAGTTTCACTGGCAACCGGTTGCGTTTCTTAGGCTCCCCGCTTACCGAACCGCTCATTATTGATGGTCGAATTCAGTTTAGAACAAGGGTCGCTGTCAATGCCGAACGTGGGCTATTGAGCGTGCTGGTTATTGACTATGGTCAATTCAACCGTTTAGGCACCACACCTGCTGTATTAGCTGCTAAAGGCCAACAACTCGGCTATCAGTGGCGCTATGATGATTTAAAGGAATTTAAGCTCAATCGACCAAGCAATTATCAAGTCATCACTAAAGGACACATCAATCTCCAAAATCGCCACAATAGTTATCAAACCGACGCCGTCACCCCAAACGAATTCTATGATATCACGCTCGACCTACAACCCACCCATTATGATTTAACAGCGGGACATCAACTCGGTCTATTAGTCTACGCGACTGATATGGGAATGACGATTCGTGAAGAGCAAGCATTCGTTTACCAAGTCGACTTGGCTGCTAGCCAACTGATTGTCCCCCATCTAAATGATTAA
- the asnB gene encoding asparagine synthase (glutamine-hydrolyzing) produces the protein MCGIVGFAGGLFDLPKKKEVLNQQMDVIKHRGPSGDGDFIDDKVALGFRRLSIIDLAKGDQPIYNEDHTKLVFFNGEIYNYREMRTELIALGHDFKTDSDTETILHAYEEWGKEVVTKLRGMFVFVIYDLQTKQLFGARDFFGIKPLYYTTLADGTFMFSSEIKTFMRHPEFKPELNKTALKSFMMNQYNDLQETFFKGVFRFPAGHYFTYQDGQLDIEKYWDMSFNPSNLSFEEEVAKIDAAVEESVKAHNVADVPVGAFLSEGVDSSYVTSILQPQEVFSVGFDDQTYNEVTAARALADELGLNFNETKVNADDAFAEFDKIQYYLDEPDGNPSCVPLWFLSRFAREKVTVALSGEGADELFAGYVNYGMHSHNSTIKAFTSGLKKLPKGARASLAKAVKKMPAFPGRVHLYTNLANPREFYTGQSVIFDIENPSIFGADEANTFLKPAYQNDGTIQANYQADFDNVADADPVSQMQYIDLHHFMLNDILQKADKISMAHSLELRVPFLDPKVAKAAGEVPTKYLINSHDTKYAYRQASAEHLPTAWANRPKLGFPVPIKQWLEDDKYYEKVKALFSEDFVAEFFDQDKLLALLDANKEQRINGRRKIWTIFTFLTWYKVYFQNVEDYLALG, from the coding sequence ATGTGTGGGATTGTCGGATTTGCTGGTGGATTATTTGATTTACCAAAGAAAAAAGAAGTATTGAACCAACAAATGGACGTCATTAAACACCGTGGACCAAGTGGTGATGGTGATTTTATCGATGATAAAGTCGCATTAGGCTTTCGGCGTTTATCAATCATTGATTTAGCAAAGGGTGATCAACCCATTTATAATGAAGACCACACTAAGCTAGTCTTTTTCAATGGTGAAATTTATAATTATCGTGAAATGCGGACTGAATTGATCGCACTTGGTCACGACTTTAAAACAGATTCAGATACTGAAACCATTTTGCATGCTTACGAAGAATGGGGTAAAGAGGTTGTTACAAAATTGCGTGGGATGTTTGTCTTTGTCATCTATGACTTACAAACTAAGCAATTATTTGGTGCTCGTGATTTCTTCGGCATTAAGCCCCTTTATTACACGACTTTAGCAGATGGGACTTTCATGTTCAGTAGTGAAATTAAAACTTTCATGCGCCATCCAGAATTTAAACCAGAACTAAATAAGACAGCCTTAAAATCATTCATGATGAATCAATACAATGATTTACAAGAAACGTTCTTCAAGGGTGTTTTCAGATTCCCAGCAGGCCATTATTTCACTTATCAAGATGGCCAATTGGACATCGAAAAATATTGGGATATGTCATTTAATCCTTCAAACTTATCTTTCGAAGAAGAAGTGGCTAAGATTGATGCTGCAGTTGAAGAATCCGTTAAAGCCCATAATGTGGCTGACGTACCAGTTGGGGCTTTCTTATCAGAAGGGGTCGACAGTAGTTATGTCACAAGTATTTTGCAACCGCAAGAAGTCTTCAGTGTTGGGTTTGATGATCAAACCTATAATGAAGTCACAGCAGCTCGGGCGCTTGCCGATGAATTAGGCTTGAACTTCAATGAAACCAAAGTGAATGCCGATGATGCGTTTGCTGAATTTGATAAAATCCAATATTACTTGGACGAACCAGATGGGAACCCATCATGTGTGCCATTATGGTTCTTGTCACGCTTTGCCCGTGAAAAAGTAACGGTTGCCTTATCTGGTGAAGGGGCCGACGAATTATTCGCTGGCTATGTCAACTACGGCATGCACTCCCACAATTCAACAATTAAGGCCTTCACTTCTGGCTTGAAGAAATTACCTAAGGGTGCGCGTGCCAGTTTAGCCAAAGCCGTTAAGAAGATGCCAGCCTTCCCAGGTCGCGTCCATTTATACACGAATTTGGCGAACCCGCGTGAATTCTATACGGGTCAATCTGTGATTTTTGATATCGAAAATCCAAGTATTTTTGGGGCAGATGAAGCCAATACTTTCTTGAAACCTGCTTATCAAAATGATGGAACGATTCAAGCAAACTATCAAGCTGATTTTGATAACGTTGCGGATGCTGATCCAGTCTCACAAATGCAATATATCGACTTACATCACTTCATGTTAAACGATATTTTGCAAAAGGCTGATAAGATTTCAATGGCGCACAGCTTAGAATTACGCGTGCCGTTCCTGGATCCTAAGGTGGCTAAGGCCGCTGGTGAAGTCCCAACTAAATACTTAATTAATAGTCATGATACGAAATACGCTTATCGTCAAGCTTCTGCTGAACATTTGCCAACAGCTTGGGCCAACCGTCCTAAGTTAGGTTTCCCAGTGCCAATTAAGCAATGGTTAGAAGATGACAAGTATTATGAAAAAGTCAAAGCACTCTTTAGCGAAGATTTCGTTGCAGAATTCTTTGATCAAGATAAGTTATTGGCCTTGTTAGATGCCAATAAAGAACAACGCATTAACGGCCGTCGGAAGATCTGGACCATCTTTACCTTCTTAACATGGTATAAAGTCTACTTCCAAAATGTCGAAGATTATTTAGCATTAGGCTAG
- a CDS encoding PadR family transcriptional regulator has protein sequence MNPQLKKGLLEFCVLATLKKEDSYGYQIIKDTSSVVEISDSTLYPILKRLEAQGEIESYRVEHNGRLRKYFHLTLAGQASIDSFLADWPAVMGIYTYIRECNND, from the coding sequence TTGAATCCACAATTAAAGAAAGGCCTCTTGGAATTTTGTGTGTTAGCAACGCTTAAGAAAGAGGATTCATATGGCTACCAAATTATCAAAGATACATCGAGTGTCGTTGAAATTTCGGACTCAACATTATACCCAATCTTGAAACGGCTCGAGGCGCAGGGTGAAATTGAAAGTTATCGGGTCGAACATAATGGACGCTTGCGTAAATATTTCCATTTAACATTGGCGGGACAAGCATCGATTGATAGTTTTTTGGCCGATTGGCCGGCAGTGATGGGCATTTATACTTACATAAGGGAGTGTAACAATGACTAA
- a CDS encoding cold-shock protein: MNNGTVKWFNADKGFGFITGEDGKDVFAHFSAIQGDGYKSLDEGQAVSFDVEDSDRGPQATNIVKL, translated from the coding sequence ATGAACAACGGCACAGTAAAATGGTTTAACGCAGACAAAGGTTTTGGTTTTATCACTGGTGAAGACGGCAAAGACGTATTTGCTCACTTCTCAGCTATCCAAGGTGACGGTTACAAGTCATTAGACGAAGGCCAAGCAGTATCATTTGATGTTGAAGACAGCGACCGCGGTCCTCAAGCAACAAACATCGTTAAACTTTAA
- a CDS encoding acyl-CoA thioesterase, translating into MSNLITCRQTLSISNHRVFVNDLNEHETVYGGRLLELLDGSASISASRLARVETVTASIDQLNFIEPFKMQDSLCIESYVAGVGTRSIEIFTKIIGEHLKTGERFLGLTAFLTFVTMEKGPALPNIQPESPEERFICAGYEERKAHRLANFQSQKHFNQNISTDYPWNGQ; encoded by the coding sequence ATGTCAAATCTCATCACCTGTCGTCAAACCCTCTCCATCAGTAACCATCGCGTCTTCGTCAATGATTTGAACGAACATGAAACGGTCTATGGCGGACGCTTGCTTGAACTCTTGGATGGTTCGGCGTCCATTTCAGCTAGCCGCTTAGCGCGCGTCGAAACCGTCACCGCCAGCATCGACCAACTGAACTTCATTGAACCATTCAAAATGCAAGATTCCTTGTGCATCGAAAGTTACGTTGCCGGTGTCGGCACCCGTTCCATTGAAATCTTTACTAAGATTATCGGTGAACATCTCAAGACCGGCGAACGATTCCTCGGGCTAACTGCCTTCTTAACCTTTGTCACAATGGAAAAAGGTCCGGCCCTTCCTAACATTCAACCCGAATCACCGGAAGAACGGTTCATCTGTGCCGGTTATGAGGAACGAAAAGCCCACCGCCTCGCAAATTTTCAAAGTCAAAAACATTTCAATCAAAATATCAGTACCGATTATCCATGGAACGGTCAATAA
- a CDS encoding MazG nucleotide pyrophosphohydrolase domain-containing protein, producing MQDYLKAHQTWLVDFYQQRNWYRFSPLIRLNFLSEELGELSRAVRTIELGRDHPGKKVKNDVEKQANLKEELADCFDQLLIICSKYEIEPEELMALSEAKFTKRFEND from the coding sequence ATGCAAGATTATTTAAAAGCGCATCAAACATGGTTAGTTGATTTTTATCAACAACGGAATTGGTATCGATTTTCACCATTAATTCGTTTGAACTTCTTGAGTGAAGAACTTGGGGAATTGTCACGGGCCGTTAGAACGATTGAACTTGGGCGTGATCACCCAGGGAAAAAAGTTAAAAACGACGTTGAAAAGCAAGCTAACTTAAAAGAGGAGTTAGCCGATTGCTTCGACCAACTGCTCATTATCTGTTCGAAATATGAAATTGAGCCTGAGGAATTGATGGCACTTAGCGAGGCAAAGTTTACAAAACGGTTCGAAAATGATTAG
- a CDS encoding DUF1700 domain-containing protein, which produces MTKNQFIKQLAAELTRYGISDAANTIDYYDELIDDRLEAGETEAEIIASLATPAQIVAQLATPDKPVRQKKMAPMLIILISILLVLGSPLWGTLLLTAIILVALGYFLIWLGPFLGAIFAAAGILGGSVSLVLSFFVGLQEGWIIAVMQLGISFVMVGVGLICAGATWYMTKYLIRFSVGITRWLVGMFRSRLKVVA; this is translated from the coding sequence ATGACTAAGAATCAATTTATTAAACAGCTTGCGGCAGAATTAACGCGGTATGGGATTAGTGATGCAGCCAACACGATTGATTATTACGATGAATTAATCGATGATCGACTGGAAGCGGGTGAAACGGAAGCGGAGATTATCGCGAGTTTAGCAACGCCAGCTCAGATTGTAGCGCAATTAGCTACACCAGATAAACCGGTTCGCCAAAAGAAGATGGCACCGATGTTGATTATTTTAATCAGTATCTTGTTAGTCTTAGGGTCACCGTTATGGGGCACGTTGTTATTGACCGCCATCATATTAGTGGCACTTGGTTATTTCTTGATTTGGTTAGGCCCGTTTCTGGGGGCAATCTTTGCTGCTGCCGGCATTCTTGGTGGGAGTGTCAGCTTAGTTTTATCGTTCTTTGTTGGCTTACAAGAAGGCTGGATAATTGCGGTGATGCAGCTTGGAATTAGTTTTGTGATGGTTGGTGTGGGGCTGATTTGTGCAGGGGCGACCTGGTACATGACGAAATACTTAATTCGTTTCTCGGTTGGAATCACACGCTGGCTGGTTGGGATGTTCCGTAGTCGATTAAAGGTGGTGGCGTAG
- the murC gene encoding UDP-N-acetylmuramate--L-alanine ligase: MITNDTVYHFVGIKGSGMSALALVLNDLGYQVQGSDIDQYTFTQRDLERAGIKILPFSETNLHEGLTVIAGNAFQDDQIEIKTALEMGLPVVRYHQFLGELLKGYTSIGVAGAHGKTSTSGLLAHVLSGVAKTSYLVGDGTGKGIKDAQFFAFEADEYRRHFLAYSPDYLIMTNIDFDHPDYYTGLDDVFDAFQSEAYKVQKGIFAWGDDPELRKIKANVPVYYYGTREDDDFQARNIQRTVQGSEFDAYYHGENIGHYHVPLYGEHNVLNSLAVIAVSHLEKIDGKEVARELADFKGVKRRFTEKKVADVTIIDDYAHHPSEIKATLDAARQKYPDKQIVAVFQPHTFTRTIALMDDFAASLNLADEVFLTDIFSSVREKAGKVSSADLGAKITKGGRVLKLDNMSPLLDFDQPVVVFMGAGDVQKYEYAYEELLSNLSPKDN, from the coding sequence ATGATAACAAATGACACAGTTTACCATTTTGTTGGGATTAAAGGTTCAGGAATGAGTGCTCTTGCACTTGTTTTAAACGACCTAGGCTATCAAGTACAAGGCTCAGATATCGATCAATATACGTTTACACAACGCGATTTAGAACGAGCAGGAATCAAAATTCTGCCATTCTCAGAAACTAATTTACACGAAGGCTTAACGGTGATTGCCGGGAATGCTTTCCAAGATGACCAAATTGAAATTAAAACGGCCCTTGAAATGGGCTTGCCAGTCGTTCGTTATCACCAATTCTTAGGTGAATTATTGAAAGGCTATACAAGTATCGGCGTGGCCGGTGCGCATGGTAAAACAAGTACGAGTGGCTTATTAGCTCACGTTTTAAGTGGTGTGGCTAAGACGAGTTACTTAGTCGGTGACGGGACAGGTAAAGGGATTAAAGATGCGCAATTCTTCGCATTTGAAGCGGATGAATATCGCCGTCATTTCCTAGCTTATTCACCAGATTATTTAATCATGACGAATATCGACTTTGATCACCCTGATTATTACACAGGCTTAGATGATGTGTTTGACGCGTTCCAATCAGAAGCTTACAAAGTTCAAAAAGGGATTTTTGCTTGGGGTGATGATCCTGAATTACGGAAAATCAAAGCTAATGTGCCCGTTTATTATTATGGGACACGCGAAGACGATGACTTCCAAGCCCGCAACATCCAACGGACGGTGCAAGGTTCAGAATTCGATGCTTACTATCATGGCGAAAACATCGGCCATTACCACGTCCCACTTTACGGTGAACACAATGTCTTAAACAGTTTAGCCGTAATTGCTGTCAGTCATTTAGAAAAAATTGATGGCAAAGAAGTGGCACGCGAATTGGCAGACTTCAAGGGTGTTAAACGCCGCTTTACAGAAAAGAAAGTTGCTGACGTGACAATCATTGATGATTATGCGCACCATCCATCAGAAATTAAAGCCACATTGGATGCAGCACGGCAAAAATATCCAGACAAACAAATTGTAGCGGTTTTCCAACCCCATACGTTCACACGGACAATTGCGTTAATGGATGATTTTGCCGCTAGCTTAAACCTTGCGGATGAAGTCTTCTTAACGGATATCTTTAGTTCAGTGCGTGAAAAAGCAGGGAAGGTTTCAAGTGCTGACTTAGGTGCGAAAATCACTAAAGGTGGCCGCGTCTTGAAATTAGACAATATGTCACCGCTCTTAGACTTCGACCAACCAGTCGTTGTCTTCATGGGCGCTGGTGATGTGCAAAAATACGAATATGCTTACGAAGAATTATTGAGTAATTTAAGTCCTAAAGATAATTAA
- a CDS encoding Bax inhibitor-1/YccA family protein → MEERRVVNVDSEARFFSKVYGLMAVGVGISALIAVLMVTVFKAQTYTILSSGSSWMVWGLMIAELILVVQISRRSMKNPTASLAMFVAYAALNGLTFTAVLLVYNIGEIGAAFASSALVFIAMSIYGRMTKNNLSGFGKFAMMGLIGVIIVSLVNFFMASAAISYFLSYAMLIIFIILTAWDNQKLSMMYRQYGATGEISVSGLAVMGALTLYLDFVNLFLTMLQIFGGGRD, encoded by the coding sequence ATGGAAGAAAGACGCGTTGTGAATGTCGACAGCGAAGCCCGCTTTTTCAGTAAAGTGTATGGTTTGATGGCTGTCGGTGTCGGAATTTCAGCACTGATTGCTGTTTTAATGGTGACTGTGTTTAAAGCACAAACTTACACAATCCTATCAAGTGGTAGCTCGTGGATGGTTTGGGGCTTGATGATTGCAGAATTAATTTTAGTCGTTCAGATTAGTCGGCGTTCAATGAAGAATCCAACGGCCTCGTTAGCCATGTTTGTGGCATATGCGGCGTTGAACGGATTGACGTTTACGGCCGTTTTACTGGTGTATAACATTGGTGAAATTGGGGCAGCTTTCGCATCAAGTGCTTTAGTGTTCATTGCCATGTCGATTTATGGTCGCATGACAAAGAATAACTTAAGCGGCTTTGGCAAGTTTGCAATGATGGGGTTAATCGGTGTGATTATTGTCTCATTGGTTAACTTCTTCATGGCATCAGCTGCAATTAGCTACTTCTTGTCATACGCTATGTTAATTATTTTTATCATTTTAACAGCATGGGACAATCAAAAGTTAAGTATGATGTACCGTCAATACGGCGCAACTGGTGAAATTTCGGTTTCTGGTTTAGCTGTTATGGGCGCATTAACCTTGTACTTAGACTTTGTTAACTTATTCCTCACAATGCTCCAAATTTTTGGCGGCGGCAGAGATTAA